TAGTTGACGCCAGCCTGTATATTTACCGGAGCTATCATGCCATCCCCGGCCTGGCATCCTCGACCGGCCAGCCGACTGGCGCCATTTTCGGTTTTGTAGGCACTATAAACAAGCTTCTGCGCGAAAAAAAACCGGAGTATATGGCCCTGGCCTTTGACGCCAAAGGCCCTACCTTTCGGCATGAAATATTTCCTGAGTACAAGGCCAACCGGCCGCCCATGCCTCCGGAACTCATCAGCCAGCAAGATTTCATCCGCCGCATTACTAAAGCTCTCAATCTCCCCCGGCTGGAGGTGCCCGGGCTGGAGGCCGACGACCTCATCGCCACCCTGACCGCCCGGGCCAGGGAACAAGGCTTTGAAGTAATCATTGTTGGGGCTGATAAGGATTATTACCAGCTTCTGTCCGAAGGGGTGAGTATGTACGATCCCAAACCCAACCGGGAAGGACATGTGTCCGTTGCATTCGTTAAGGAGCGTTTCGGGATAAGCCCGACGGGTTTTTTAGAGGCACAGGGCCTGATGGGAGACGCTACGGACAACTTCAGCGGCGTGCCCGGGGTTGGAGAAAAAACCGCGGTCAAACTCGTGCAGGAGTATGAGACCCTGGAAAACCTGTACCAGAATCTGGATAAGATTAAAAAGACCGGCCTGCATAAAAAGCTGACCGAGCATAAGGCGGACGCCTTCTTAGCGCGCGATCTAGCTCGTCTCAAGACCGATGCGGACCTGAACCTGAACCCGGAAGATATGCGCTTAACCGAACCGGATGTGGAGGCCCTGCGGCAGCTTTACACGGAACTTGATCTTAACCAGTTCCTGAGAGACCTTGGCCCGGAAAAAACCATCAGTTACGAAGATTACCACCTGGTGGACACTGAGGCCGGGCTGGCCGCCCTGGTGGCAGAACTCGAAGACGTGGAGCGTCTGTCCGTGGACCTGGAGACAACGTCAACCGACCCCATGCGCGCCGAGATTGTCGGCCTGTCCCTCTCGGCCAGGCCTCACCGGGCCTTTTATCTGCCTGTGGCCCATCAGACTCCCGACGCCTCCCAGCTGCCTCTGGCCACGATCCTTAAGACGCTTGGCCCGATCCTTGAATCGAAAAAAGTGATCAAAATCGGGCAGAACATAAAATACGACTATATCATCTTCCAGAGGCACGGGATTAAGCTAACGCCCATGGGCGACGACACCATGATCGCCTCTTACCTGCTCAATGCCTCAGACCGGGCGCATAACCTCGACCGAATCTCCCGGAACTACCTTAATCACGCCCCCATATCCTATACCGATGTGGTCGGTGACAAGAAAGCCGGTTTTGAGACTATAAGTCCCAACGAGGCCAGGGATTATGCCTGTGAAGACGCGGACCTCGTCATGATCCTCTCGGACGTTCTCAGGCCCAGGCTTTCTGAAAACAGCCTGCTGAATCTGTATGAAAAGATAGAACTGCCTCTGATCGAAGTGCTGGCTGGCATGGAGATGAACGGGGTAAAGCTGGACGTGGGTCCACTTCGCGACCTGTCCAAGGAACTGGCCAGTCGGGCCGCCAGCTCTGAGGCCAGGATATATGAGCTGGCCGAACGGGAATTCAATATCAACTCCCCCAAACAGGTCGGGCAGGTTCTTTTTGAGGAGCTGAAACTGCCGCTTGGGAAAAAAACAAAGAAAAAGACCGGTTTTTCCACCGATGAGGAGGTGCTGACCAACCTGGCTGAAATCCATCCACTCCCGGCCGAGATCCTGAGCTATCGCATGCTGGTCAAGCTGCGTTCGACCTATGTGGACGCCTTGCCGCAACTGATCAATCCCGAGACGGGCCGGGTCCACACTTCCTATAACCAGACCGGGACAGCCACGGGGCGGCTCTCGAGTTCAGACCCTAATCTGCAAAACATCCCTGTCAGGACCGAGGAAGGCCGCCGCATCCGGGCCGCGTTCGTACCTGAACCGGGCGGCCTCATCCTTTCGGCCGACTACTCCCAGATCGAACTCCGCGTCCTGGCACACTTCTCCGAAGCCGAAGGCCTCCTGGCGGCTTTTTCTGAGGGGGAAGACATCCACACCCGGACGGCGGCTGAAATATTCAACGTCTTCCCGGAGATGGTTACTCCTGAAATGCGTCGAGACGCCAAGGCCATTAATTTTGGCATCATTTATGGCAAACGGGCCTTCGGCCTGGCCAAAGACCTCGGCATCGAACGCCGTAAGGCCCAGGAATATATTGACCAGTATTTCCGCCGCTACAGCGGTATCAAGGCCTTTATTGACAAAACCATCGCGGAAGCCAAATCTGCGGGATACGTCTCCACGCTCTTCAACCGCCAGCGCCGCCTGCCTGAGATCAAGAGCAGCAACCAGGCCGTCCGTTCGGCGGCTGAAAGGATGGCCATCAACACCCCGCTTCAGGGTACAGCGGCCGATATCATCAAGAAGGCCATGATCGCCGTCCACCAGGCCATGAAAAAGGCCCGGCTCTCGGCCAAGCTCATCATGCAGGTTCATGATGAGCTCATCTTTGAAGTTCCTGAAAATGAGGTTGAGAATCTGGCCGAACTGGTTCGTCGTGAGATGGAAGGCGCGGTCAGCTTAAAGGCGCCTCTCGTGGTTGATGTCAGCTATGGGGCCTCCTGGGCCGAAGCCCATTAGGAGGCTCTAGTTTGGATCGTCAAAAATTTTCCTCAGACTGCGACTGTTAAAAAGCCTTAATCCTTTTTAGATATTTGGGAAGGGGTCTGGGGGAAACCTTTTTTTTAAAAAGGGTTCCCACGGTGCTACTCCCGGCCGACGGCCGCAGCCAGTTCATCAACCGCAAAGGCGGGCAGTTTTGAACGTCGGCCTGTTTCGTTTTCCAGGTAATACTTCCCTCGAGTCCTGGTCAGATTGCCAATCTGAGCGGCCGGGAAACCAGACGCGGTCATGAGCTGCACGGCTTTTTCAGCCTCTTTTTCAGCGATTGTGAATAATAAACACCCCGAGGAGATCAGGCCAAGGGGATCATGTTTAAGGAAGCGGCAGACCTTGACCGTCTCCGGGCTAACAAGCAGTTTTTCCTGCCTCACCGTCAGCCCTGTTTGTGAAGCCACGGCGATTTCACGGAGTCCGGTGGCCAGCCCGCCCTCGGTGGGGTCATGCATGGCGTGAATATCCAGGTTTGCTGCGGCAAGCCTGGCCGGAGCGACCACGGACAATCCGGGGTCCAGGAGGAATCCGGCGGCTCGTTCTGTAAATGCCTGGCCGAACTCCTTCTCAAGGGCCTGCTCATGTTCGGCGGCCAGAATCGAGGTCCCTTCTATACCCATGGGGCCTACCTGAATGATGGCGTCGCCCGGCTGGCCATCGCTGGTCTTGAGCGGCTGCGCCGTGGCAAGTTCTCCCCACATGCTCACAGCGATCACCACCGTGTTCACCGCTTCAGACACCTCTGAATGCCCCCCGATCAGGACCACCTCGAGGGCGTCTCCAGCCTCAATCGCCTCGATCATGATGGCCGCCGCCTCCTGCTCGGTGGTGCCGGGCGGCATGATCAGGGTCAAGGTGAAGTACTGAGGCACGGCGCCCATGACGGCCATGTCGTTGGCATTGATATGCACGGCATAGTAACCCGGCCTGGATGTCTTGAAGGTGATGGGATCAGAGGTCACCACCACCTGGCGGTCCCCCAAACGAACCACGGCCGCATCCTCTCCATAACTCGGGCCAACCAGAAGGGCCGGGCTGGTCTTCCGAGGTAAATCCAGAAAACGTTTCAAAAGCCCTGGCGAGATTTTGCCAGGTGCTATCGAGTTGTTTTTAAAGCTCTTCAGCAGTTTATCGGATTTTTTTGACATATTGTCATCTTTCATTGGTTCCAACCCGGCCGCCTAGTCAGAATTCGACCGGAACCCATATCACTAGCGCCAGTATTGAAGATGATGCTTTATTCTTTCCAGGAGAGTTATATCCGCCTTGAACGGATTCTGCGGGGGACAGGGAAGAGACAGCCGGTTCTGCTCGAAAAACGGCGTCTCTTTCAGTTTCAGATTGTAGGCAATAACCATGAGTGTTTCCAGGCTCAACACATCTTCTATATTATAAGCCAGTAATGTCTCCAATGCTCTTTTATTCCCGGTATTTTGAAAATCGTGCCAGAGAAGCACAGCAAAATATCCATCCACACCGTCCAGTTCATTGCGATGAAGCCCGACCTGCTTCTCACATTGTTTTAAGCCGCCTGCGATTCCGACGCTTTTTAATAAATAGCGTAAATCAATATGGGCATGATTTATTTTAATTTTGAAATAGTTCTCGATGAAGGGGACATCAAAGCATTTGCCATTATAGGTTATGATGAGCCGGTAATTCAGAATGTCATCCATAAAGTCATCGAGATTTTCGCCCTGGATATAATAATAAACGGCGCTGCCGTCATAAAGGGAGATGGTCGTAATTTCATGTATATCGCTCAGGCCGGTCGTCTCGATATCCAGGTAAGCGACCGAGTCTCGAAAGGCCGAAAATAAACGCCAGTGTTGACCGGGCGATAACAGGCTTGCAAAAAAATTGGGGTTCCTGTTTCTGAGGTGCAGTTGGGATTGTGCGAGGTAGTTTTTAATGTGTTTTATTCGTCCGGGTGAGAAAGGTATATGCTCAACCCTGGAGAAGGTATCCCAGGATGAGAGTCCGTCCGACCAGATTTGGCGCTCTGTCTTGAGTCCGATGCCCGGGATATGAGAGAAGGTATGGTTCAGCAAGATCGCTCCCGTGATGATAAATACGGGGGGACCTTGCCATGAAAAGGGTCCCCCGTTAATTTATTAACCCCTGATCAGACGCGGCAGCATCATGTGATGCAGGGGACAGAAGCTAACCGGGTTCTGAAAAGCGGCCCCGGTAAAGGCAGCCATGTACCGCCTCAACTCAGCAAAGGCTACGACCTCGTCCACAAAACCACGCCTGGCGCAGTAGATGGGCCGGGACTTTTCCTGGTAGGCCCTGGCCAGCTCGTTCATCTTATCAATAACGGGCTCCAGCGGACGCTCGGCGTCTTTTTCCTTAACCAGACGCCTGGAGAAAGAAGCAGCGGCCGCGGTCTCGCCGTGCATGACGTAAATCTCGGTCGTGGGCGTCCCCAGGCTGAAAACGTTGTGGTTGTTGGCGTTAGGCCCGCCCATGATATAGTGAGCCGCGGCCGTGCCTTTGCGAAGCACGATCAGCATCATGGGCACGTCGGTCTGCTCGATGGAATAAATCAGGGACTGTCCCAATCCCAGTAATTCCGCCTTCTCGGCAATGTCGCCGACATCAATGCCTGAAGTGTCCTGGAACCAGATAATTGGCAGCCGATCCCGGCCGCACTGGGTTACGAATTCGTTCAGCTTGATCAGGCCCTCCCGGTAGAGTTTCCCGCCGATGCCAGGGTAGGCTCCTTGGGCGTATTTGGGGTAGTCCTTGGGCAGGATGCCTTGGCGGTTCCCGATGACCCCAACCGGATAGCCGTCAACCTTGACCAGGCCGGTATAGACCTCCGGGCCGTAGTCCGGCCTGAATTCCAGATGCTCACTGCGATCCACCAGCCGCGCCAGGAAGTTGTCAAAGTCATAGACCGCCTTCTGGTTAAAGGGGACAATGGAATTGATATCCTCAATGGGATACTTGGGTTCGGCCGGCTCGTCCACCCGGAAGAACCTGGGATGATAGGCCGGCATTTGAGACATCCATTCTTTAAGCGAGTCCAGCACGCCTTTTTCTTCCTCATAGACCTCGCGGAAGAAGCCGGTTTCATTGTAATGAATCTTGACCGTGCCCGGGGGTTCCTGCTTGAAATGCCGGGTGGCCTCGATAAGCTGCTCCGCGCCTTCCAGATCAAAATACCCTTTGGGGCTCATACCGCCGACGATACCGCCGCCGCCCACCGCGATGTTGGCGTCCTTATGGGCAATGAGGATGGTGGGGCTGATACCCTGGTATCCTCCGCCGGCGGGGTTGGTGCCATAGATGCCCGCCAGGACCGGGATACCCATTTTTTCCAGCTCGGCGTGGCGGAAGAAGGGGGTGCCGCCGCCACGGCGGTTGGGATAAACCTCCTCCTGCTGGGTCAATTTGACGCCGCTGCAGTTGACGATCCAGGTCAGAGGCACATGGAGTCGCTTGGCCATGTCGGTCACCCGCAGGATGTTGTCCGCCTGACCCGGCAGCCAGGCCCCGGCCATAACCTTGTTATCAAAACCAATGACCGCAGACCACCTGCCGCCGATCCTGGCCAGGCCGTTGACTACACCGGTGGCGCCTTCCTCGTTATCATCGGGGTTGTATATGGTATGAAGCGGCGTCCAGGTTCCCGGGTCTACCAGGTACTCCAGCCGATCCCAGATTGTCATCTGACCCCGTTTGTGAATGACCTCGGCCGGCAGACCGGCGTTCTTGACCTTCTCCACCGCCGCGGCCATTTCATTCTCAACTTCAGCGATCTGCCTCCGATTTTCTTCCATCCGTTGTGCTGCGGATTCTCTGAGCGGTTTGCCTAGATCATTCATCTTCTTCCAGTATGGCCACATAATAAAACTCCTTTTGTCTTCCTTAGCGTCTCTTGGTCAAATTTTTTCAGCGGTTGGCCTTGCGGTACCCGAGCTGATCCTGAGCGATGATCATCTTGCAGACGTTGATCGAACCTTCCACGATGCAGTAGCTCGGCGCGTCGCGGAAGTACCTGGCCACCGGATATTCGGTCGAATAGCCGTAAGCCCCCAGGATGCGCATGGCGTAATTCGCGGCCTTGGTGATGACCTCGCCGGAGAGGTACTTGGCATGAGCTACTTCGAGGGTGTTGCCCAGGTTTCCCTGGTCCTTCTGCCAGGCGGCTTTATAAACCAGCAGCCGCGCCGCCTCGATCTCGACGCACAGCTGGGCGAGCAGGTCCTGGTTCATCTGAAACTGGCCGATGGGCTGGCCGAACTGTTCGCGTTCATTCATGTAAGTCGTGACCGCGTCCAGGCAGGCCTGGGCCACGCCCACCGCGCCAGCCGCGGCTGAGAGCCGGGTCTGGTTCAAAGAACCAAAGACAATCCTGGCCCCGTCACCGGGATTTCCCAGGATGTTTTCCTTGGGAACCATGGTGTCTTCCAGAACGACCTCGCCGGTGGGAGATGAGCGCACGCCCATCTTTTCCAGCATGGAGGTCGTGACGCCGTTAAAATTTTTCGGTTCAATGACAAAAGCCGAGAGGCCTTTGCCTCCTTTTGACCTGTCGGTAAAAGCGTAATAAACCAGCACGTCGGCGATATGAGCGTTTGATATCCAGGTCTTGGAGCCATTAAGGAGCCAGTAGTCCCCCTTATCTTCAGCCGTGGACTTGATGCCCATGACATCCGAACCGGCGTCAGGCTCGGTAATGGCAAAGCTGCCCAGGTATTCGGCTGAGACAAGTTTACGGATGTATTTCTCTTTAGCCTGCTCGGTGCCATAAAGGTAAATGGGATAAGCACAGCCCAGGCCCAGCAGGTTGATCTGGACTCGCAGCGAGCCGGAGGCCCGGGCGATCTCTTCGGTGATGATTGCAACGGCCAGCCAGCCCATATTGTTGCCACCGTATTCTTCCGGGATTACCGTGCCAAACATCCCCAGTTCCCCCATCTTCTTGACTACTTCCTCATGAGGGAAGTAGTGGTCCTCGTCCCATTGATCAGCATAAGGCGCAATCTCATTCTGGGCAAAGTCTCTAGTCATGTCTCTAAGCATCTCTAAATCTTCAGACAGCTCGAAATCCATGGAATCCTCCTTGTCCGCCAATATTTAAAAGGATAGAAACTCAAGTGCTGGCGGGCTAGATGTAGGTTGATTATCTAAGTCTTAATAAGGATAGAATGTTCCTTCCTTTTTCCAGTTTACATTTTATCGGGCGTATAGTAGCATATTTCCGCTGATCCTAAAAGTGATTTTGGGACTTGTTACTAGACGGAGAAGAACTAATATTTGAGCCGGTTTTCATATTTTGATCGCCGGAATTTTTAGCAAGTGATGAGGAAGTGATTCTGCATGCCCCTCCAGATTAAAAGCAAGTTCTGGATTGAGGACGAGATGGGCAGGCCTGTCTTCGGCCAGGGCCGGCGAATCATTTTGGAAAAGATAGATGAGCTCGGTTCGATCCGGGCCGCGGCCGCAGCCTTGAAAATGTCCTACCGCGCCGTCTGGGGCAAGATCAAGTCCGCCGAAGAGCGCCTCGGGATAAAGCTGGTCGAGACAACGCCGGGCGGTGGAAAAAGCAGGGGGGCGCGGCTGACGCCTGAAGCCCGGGACTTCCTGCGCATGTTTCAGCAGCTTCACGATCGAGGTAATACCCAGGCTGACCGGCTGTTTAAAAAGGTCTTCAAAACTTGAGGCTCGTCTTTTAATTCCGCTACTTTAACCTTTCTGACAAGATAGATTCTTAAATAAAGGAGGAGTATTTTCATGGGTGAGGAACTCGACTCGAGATGTTCCATATGCGGCATAAATGTTAATGAAAGGGCCTGCTACGTTGAATCGGGCAGAGGCCCGGATAACTGCCCCACCATAAATTTGAAAGAGTTGAACGAGGAGGCCAATCAGGAGTATGCAGACCCCAAAATCCGTGAATTCGCCCGCCTGTCTTCCATACAGGAAAGCGAATGTTACCTCGAACGGGACAAAAGGCCGTACCTGCTTCACCCTAGCAAGCCGAGGATCCAGGAGATATGCGAGTTTGCCGATAAGATAGGGGCCAAAAAACTCGGCCTGGCCTTCTGCGTCGGTCTGGCCATTGAAGCGCGAATGGTGGATAACATACTTACCCGGCAGGGTTTCCAGGTGGTGAGCGTCATCTGCAAGGTCGGGCGTATTCTGAAGGAAACGATTGGCATCAAGGACGAGGAAAAGATCTTCATCGGCACAGACGAATCGGCCTGCAACCCCATCCTCCAGGCCAAGGTTTTGAATCATCATGGCACGGACCTCAACATACTGCTGGGTCTCTGCGTGGGCCATGACTGCCTCTTTTTGAAATATGCTGAGGCTTATAACACCGTCCTGGCGGTCAAGGACCGGGTCACAGGCCACAACCCCTTGGCTGCGGTCTATACCTCAAACTCTTACTACATGTTCACCCAGCGGCCGGGCTTCTGATTTTAAAGGAAACGTTTCAAGACCGCCTGCCATGTCCGACACACTCGAAACACTCAGACAGCACGCCTTGAACCTCTGGCAGGATCACGGCCTCTTGGGGGAGCGAGTCCGCGTTAAGGCTCGACCTTTAACCCCCGAGGAAGCCATTGGCAATCCGGAAGCAGATGACTTCCCCCTGCAAAAAGGCAAGGAACGCCTCATTCAGGCCGAGTTCAAAGGCAGCCTGGGGCAGGCCTTTACCGACCTTTACGGGGATTTTGAAGGGTCCCTCGAGGAAGTCACCAATATGGCCGCGAAGAACAGCTTCCGCCGGGCCGTGTTCGTGGCGGCCCTGAATGCGGTTTTAAGGCGCCTCGGCCTGGTTGAAAAAACAATCCATTGTAAAGACCGAGGTCCGGATCGGTGCGCTCAGGAGCTGACCGGCCATCTCCAGGAGCGCTTTGGTCCGGTTAAAATCGTGCAGGTCGGTTTCCAGCCCCGCATGGTAGAAAGCCTGGCCCAAGAATTTTCCTTGCGCGTCCTGGACCTGGACCCG
The nucleotide sequence above comes from Deltaproteobacteria bacterium. Encoded proteins:
- the polA gene encoding DNA polymerase I, giving the protein MPKTIYLVDASLYIYRSYHAIPGLASSTGQPTGAIFGFVGTINKLLREKKPEYMALAFDAKGPTFRHEIFPEYKANRPPMPPELISQQDFIRRITKALNLPRLEVPGLEADDLIATLTARAREQGFEVIIVGADKDYYQLLSEGVSMYDPKPNREGHVSVAFVKERFGISPTGFLEAQGLMGDATDNFSGVPGVGEKTAVKLVQEYETLENLYQNLDKIKKTGLHKKLTEHKADAFLARDLARLKTDADLNLNPEDMRLTEPDVEALRQLYTELDLNQFLRDLGPEKTISYEDYHLVDTEAGLAALVAELEDVERLSVDLETTSTDPMRAEIVGLSLSARPHRAFYLPVAHQTPDASQLPLATILKTLGPILESKKVIKIGQNIKYDYIIFQRHGIKLTPMGDDTMIASYLLNASDRAHNLDRISRNYLNHAPISYTDVVGDKKAGFETISPNEARDYACEDADLVMILSDVLRPRLSENSLLNLYEKIELPLIEVLAGMEMNGVKLDVGPLRDLSKELASRAASSEARIYELAEREFNINSPKQVGQVLFEELKLPLGKKTKKKTGFSTDEEVLTNLAEIHPLPAEILSYRMLVKLRSTYVDALPQLINPETGRVHTSYNQTGTATGRLSSSDPNLQNIPVRTEEGRRIRAAFVPEPGGLILSADYSQIELRVLAHFSEAEGLLAAFSEGEDIHTRTAAEIFNVFPEMVTPEMRRDAKAINFGIIYGKRAFGLAKDLGIERRKAQEYIDQYFRRYSGIKAFIDKTIAEAKSAGYVSTLFNRQRRLPEIKSSNQAVRSAAERMAINTPLQGTAADIIKKAMIAVHQAMKKARLSAKLIMQVHDELIFEVPENEVENLAELVRREMEGAVSLKAPLVVDVSYGASWAEAH
- a CDS encoding AIR synthase family protein, translated to MKDDNMSKKSDKLLKSFKNNSIAPGKISPGLLKRFLDLPRKTSPALLVGPSYGEDAAVVRLGDRQVVVTSDPITFKTSRPGYYAVHINANDMAVMGAVPQYFTLTLIMPPGTTEQEAAAIMIEAIEAGDALEVVLIGGHSEVSEAVNTVVIAVSMWGELATAQPLKTSDGQPGDAIIQVGPMGIEGTSILAAEHEQALEKEFGQAFTERAAGFLLDPGLSVVAPARLAAANLDIHAMHDPTEGGLATGLREIAVASQTGLTVRQEKLLVSPETVKVCRFLKHDPLGLISSGCLLFTIAEKEAEKAVQLMTASGFPAAQIGNLTRTRGKYYLENETGRRSKLPAFAVDELAAAVGRE
- a CDS encoding ribonuclease H-like domain-containing protein; amino-acid sequence: MLNHTFSHIPGIGLKTERQIWSDGLSSWDTFSRVEHIPFSPGRIKHIKNYLAQSQLHLRNRNPNFFASLLSPGQHWRLFSAFRDSVAYLDIETTGLSDIHEITTISLYDGSAVYYYIQGENLDDFMDDILNYRLIITYNGKCFDVPFIENYFKIKINHAHIDLRYLLKSVGIAGGLKQCEKQVGLHRNELDGVDGYFAVLLWHDFQNTGNKRALETLLAYNIEDVLSLETLMVIAYNLKLKETPFFEQNRLSLPCPPQNPFKADITLLERIKHHLQYWR
- a CDS encoding glutaconyl-CoA decarboxylase subunit alpha: MWPYWKKMNDLGKPLRESAAQRMEENRRQIAEVENEMAAAVEKVKNAGLPAEVIHKRGQMTIWDRLEYLVDPGTWTPLHTIYNPDDNEEGATGVVNGLARIGGRWSAVIGFDNKVMAGAWLPGQADNILRVTDMAKRLHVPLTWIVNCSGVKLTQQEEVYPNRRGGGTPFFRHAELEKMGIPVLAGIYGTNPAGGGYQGISPTILIAHKDANIAVGGGGIVGGMSPKGYFDLEGAEQLIEATRHFKQEPPGTVKIHYNETGFFREVYEEEKGVLDSLKEWMSQMPAYHPRFFRVDEPAEPKYPIEDINSIVPFNQKAVYDFDNFLARLVDRSEHLEFRPDYGPEVYTGLVKVDGYPVGVIGNRQGILPKDYPKYAQGAYPGIGGKLYREGLIKLNEFVTQCGRDRLPIIWFQDTSGIDVGDIAEKAELLGLGQSLIYSIEQTDVPMMLIVLRKGTAAAHYIMGGPNANNHNVFSLGTPTTEIYVMHGETAAAASFSRRLVKEKDAERPLEPVIDKMNELARAYQEKSRPIYCARRGFVDEVVAFAELRRYMAAFTGAAFQNPVSFCPLHHMMLPRLIRG
- a CDS encoding acyl-CoA dehydrogenase family protein, producing the protein MDFELSEDLEMLRDMTRDFAQNEIAPYADQWDEDHYFPHEEVVKKMGELGMFGTVIPEEYGGNNMGWLAVAIITEEIARASGSLRVQINLLGLGCAYPIYLYGTEQAKEKYIRKLVSAEYLGSFAITEPDAGSDVMGIKSTAEDKGDYWLLNGSKTWISNAHIADVLVYYAFTDRSKGGKGLSAFVIEPKNFNGVTTSMLEKMGVRSSPTGEVVLEDTMVPKENILGNPGDGARIVFGSLNQTRLSAAAGAVGVAQACLDAVTTYMNEREQFGQPIGQFQMNQDLLAQLCVEIEAARLLVYKAAWQKDQGNLGNTLEVAHAKYLSGEVITKAANYAMRILGAYGYSTEYPVARYFRDAPSYCIVEGSINVCKMIIAQDQLGYRKANR
- a CDS encoding LysR family transcriptional regulator, with the translated sequence MPLQIKSKFWIEDEMGRPVFGQGRRIILEKIDELGSIRAAAAALKMSYRAVWGKIKSAEERLGIKLVETTPGGGKSRGARLTPEARDFLRMFQQLHDRGNTQADRLFKKVFKT
- a CDS encoding DUF1847 domain-containing protein; this encodes MGEELDSRCSICGINVNERACYVESGRGPDNCPTINLKELNEEANQEYADPKIREFARLSSIQESECYLERDKRPYLLHPSKPRIQEICEFADKIGAKKLGLAFCVGLAIEARMVDNILTRQGFQVVSVICKVGRILKETIGIKDEEKIFIGTDESACNPILQAKVLNHHGTDLNILLGLCVGHDCLFLKYAEAYNTVLAVKDRVTGHNPLAAVYTSNSYYMFTQRPGF